A DNA window from Cutaneotrichosporon cavernicola HIS019 DNA, chromosome: 2 contains the following coding sequences:
- a CDS encoding uncharacterized protein (non-haem dioxygenase in morphine synthesis N-terminal) — translation MASPQDHSTSELLHFEPVHSTTELLHFEPVHPSSADLPYADLATIDVSSFYDGEAAQRLLAEQVRKAMHGDGFFTLVGMGISEAEISRQVDIAYTVLERTPLEEKKKLRARMQEDGCYKGFKPRQYYEFGDGVKDQIEQFNWSRDMKQEFPTAMLPFLDQVKEFTDRVHNHVLFNLLRLFALALELPIDTFTEKHKFEKHDESWFRYMAYYDAHSREDEAKTKGVWLKGHQDFGTCTFVFSQPMASLQVRSDDGVWRFVRHTPGGIVVNCGVMMEWYTGGYFKAANHRVAAPPNDQRGHTRCGVLYFSVPNDDQRPNTLMESRVLQQAGVLKTFEDGKGLSSKVYSQARIARVGKSETYKRQWGDGEVVVEMIAGVEVPWYG, via the exons ATGGCCAGCCCACAAGACCACTCCACGAGCGAGCTGCTGCACTTTGAGCCGGTGCACTCCACGACTGAGCTGCTGCACTTTGAGCCGGTCCacccgtcctcggccgacCTGCCGTACGCCGACCTGGCGACGATCGATGTCTCGTCATTCtacgacggcgaggccgccCAGCGCTTACTGGCGGAACAGGTGCGCAAGGCGATGCACGGCGACGGCTTCTTCACCCTCGTCGGGATGGGCATAAGTGAAGCCGAGATTTCGCGGCAGGTCGATATCGCCTAT accGTCCTTGAACGCACGCCActggaggagaagaagaaaCTACGCGCACGCATGCAAGAGGACGGGTGTTACAAGGGCTTCAAACCACGACAGTACTACGAGTTCGGGGATGGGGTCAAGGACCAAATCGAGCAGTTCAACTGGTCGAGGGATATGAAGCAGGAATTTCCCACTGCAATGTTGCCGTTCCTTGATCAAGTCAAGGAGTTTACAGACCGGGTACACAACCACGTACTGTTCAATCTCCTACGTT TGTTCGCCCTAGCTCTCGAGTTACCGATCGACACATTTACCGAGAAACACAAGTTTGAGAAACACGACGAGTCGTGGTTCCGAT ATATGGCATACTATGATGCGCATAGCCGTGAAGATGAGGCGAAAACCAAAGGCGTATGGCTCAAGGGTCACCAAGACTTTGGGACGTGTACGTTTGTCTTCTCGCAGCCCATGGCGTCGTTACAGGTCCGCTCTGATGACGGGGTATGGCGGTTTGTTCGGCATACTCCAGGGGGCATTGTGGTGAATTGCGGGGTCATGATGGAGTGGTATACGGGCGGATACTTCAAGGCTGCCAACCACCGAGTTGCTGCGCCTCCCAATGACCAGCGGGGACACACGCGGTGTGGCGTGTTGTATTTTTCCGTGCCGAATGACGACCAACGACCCAACACCCTTATGGAGAGTCGTGTGCTACAGCAGGCGGGCGTACTGAAAACGTTCGAGGATGGCAAGGGACTGTCGAGCAAGGTCTATTCCCAAGCTCGGATTGCTAGGGTTGGCAAGAGCGAGACGTATAAGCGACAGTggggggatggggaggtggtggtggagatgATTGCCGGTGTCGAGGTGCCGTGGTATGGATAG
- a CDS encoding uncharacterized protein (Expressed protein) produces MLLSALVLAAATGVNAEPAAPVITPAPVAIEARQSAAAATYETTSPLPLTDYMYPYDALPEQVNPYPVLRGPQTGYNRCNSTTEGPNALCQTAVFNSIEDFCFWGAPGTNQTIGDVEAEVVSFCSRTGHGGRIFPPGTFKGLQFMRTPGYIQLVGVFDQTSVGLNSADTGGELDPHGADLLGNPLGGLFYSNGFTSTNGTYTQTQSWNHFLGSGVFCLKLCDPSYSTDKNYCQNIYDLIGCEYNMPADYAALPGQFISCDGELQDEVGTYVENGQTLTWSQPSVVATPPPWTPRIPASSNCVTHQSSDLFPLSLLGYQSTASASATASVSFSAGPGSTTGKAAPVSGSGSGSGAAAASTSKPSSSASRASPVAAAAILGLAASVLFML; encoded by the exons ATGCTCCTCTCCGCTCTCGTTCTGGCAGCGGCAACCGGCGTCAATGCCGAGCCCGCAGCTCCCGTCATCACCCCGGCTCCCGTCGCCATCGAGGCCCGGCAGTCTGCTGCGGCAGCCACATACGAGACCACGtcgccgctcccgctcaCCGA CTACATGTACCCATACGACGCCCTGCCAGAGCAGGTCAACCCCTACCCCGTCCTCCGTGGACCTCAGACTGGCT ACAACCGATGCAACAGCACGACCGAGGGACCCAACGCCCTGTGCCAGACGGCCGTCTTCAACTCGATCGAAGACTTTTGCTTCTGGGGAGCTCCAGGCACCAATCAGACcatcggcgacgtcgaagccgaggtcgtTTCTTTC TGCTCGCGCACAGGCCACGGAGGACGCATCTTCCCCCCCGGCACATTCAAGGGCCTCCAATTCATGCGTACCCCAGGCTACATCCAGCTGGTCGGCGTGTTCGACCAGACGAGTGTCGGCCTCAACTCGGCCGACACTGGTGGCGAACTGGACCCGCACGGGGCGGATCTCCTGGGTAACCCTCTGGGCGGTCTGTTCTACTCGAACGGGTTTACGTCGACGAATGGGACATACACGCAAACCCAGAGCTGGAACCATTTCCTCGGCTCGGGGGTGTTCTGCCTCAAGCTCTGTGACCCCTCTTACTCGACGGACAAGAACTACTGCCAGAACATCTACGACCTCATTGGGTGCGAGTACAACATGCCTGCCGACTATGCTGCTCTGCCTGGCCAGTTTATTTCCTGCGACGGAGAGCTGCAGGACGAGGTTGGCACCTATGTTGAGAACGGACAGA CTCTGACGTGGAGCCAGCCTAGCGTCGTGGCAACTCCGCCGCCATGGACGCCCCGTATCCCCGCGTCGTCCAACTGCGTGACGCACCAGTCGTCCGacctcttccccctctcgctcctcggATACCAGAGCACGGCTTCAGCGTCGGCTACCGCGTCCGTCTCGTTCTCGGCCGGTCCAGGTTCGACTACCGGTAAGGCGGCTCCCGTCAGCGGCAGTGGTAGCGGCAGCGGagcggccgccgcgtcgaccagcaagcccagctcgtcggcgtcgcgcgcgtcgcccgttgccgccgccgccattcttggccttgccgcGTCCGTCCTGTTCATGCTCTAA
- a CDS encoding uncharacterized protein (Carboxypeptidase s): protein MSGIPRTHLMIVGGIGLAVALYVASVLSGQPTPVLKSSLAGTQLGKPECKHSHHSTHTQVSPVRCPVQPDVRNVGGEWILTSAADKQQAYERLAAAIRIRTESFDDMPMNASDPVFDVFYEFEEYLRTTFPLFHKATKFERVNTHGLLFTWEGTDESLKPMILMAHQDVVPVNEVTWKFWTHPPFDAYMDNNGWVWGRGTTDMKSTLVALMSSAEKLMSEGFQPERTILYSFGFDEEIRGPRGAGHLAQHLLQRYGRDGAALVFDEGFTGVDKDFGQLFARVGLAEKGCFNARLTVMAPGGHSSRPPLHTGIGIMGQIFVAMEETRGPLKLEADNTLLGYLECAAVHGSVDDDLKQKVRCPECWPALADELASDGAKELFLRTTQAITIVNGGNKYNALPEYTTALANYRTGFFETSQVVMDRLASAIAPIAAASNMTFDYQGSHAHVRDNVIRLHTDGLVLEPAPLTPDTGAAFDLVGGTIKHVFPGAVVVPSAMTAFTDTQFYWDLSKNIYRFAPASMAHMLNYHTVDERIHIDAHLSMVRFFYKLLQNSQGWRGRRHKHMCMIPVRGEPCPSASEPHESAPSEPLLNDTGPHLHADNAFSPAHRHPGDSVPLDDDAAEDEETHFVGLGFFGLVPDTRAAPTFSRQATLAFRQVSSDPNRPAYFIKHPSLLYGRGPSSSSAALDEVRRLCAPIGPDIPVRALHQFTTLTLPSLPFVHPQRLSAVFDSGRAPALAAGIVAHCTSYIPEIRPLHRALWQQALLALEDEYRQPRLRTLQLALLILTSRPSENVGQREIGLARAVGCAHLLGLHMDASAWALPAWEVCVRTRIWWTLFIHDKWPALLYGRPSNLYRSNYNVPLPSVDDDASSASFLATCRLTLIVDKLLERFFSVHAITSPPGELTRLASLECILADLEAFEAALPVSLHSTTRDAPTGVRSLQLSLCGLYVVVHRTIIEALAPTGVHVSLARANALAACGRLAALVVALTESDRAMFWMPYSSHHISNAVSLLVRLALAHTDGALACTVALVENLGATYAQTQWDIAESALRRIAVVLAIGSRDLPALGETYRSVADVLGINVGTDEAGTLADKLLESFGVSGKADWLDADLSWLDSAMLLGALDSTDVNELR from the exons ATGTCCGGTATTCCCAGGACGCACCTGATGATCGTCGGGGGCATCGGCCTCGCAGTTGCGTTATACGTCGCGTCGGTGCTGAGCGGGCAGCCGACGCCAGTCTTAAAGAGCTCCCTGGCCGGTACCCAGCTTGGCAAGCCCGAGTGTAAGCACTCTCACCATAGCACGCACACCCAGGTATCGCCTGTACGCTGTCCCGTACAACCCGACGTACGCAATGTGGGCGGTGAATGGATCCTCACTagcgccgccgacaagcAACAGGCGTACGAGCGCctggccgccgccatccgCATT CGCACCGAGTCGTTTGACGATATGCCGATGAACGCGTCCGATCCTGTCTTTGATGTCTTCTACGAGTTTGAGGAGTACCTCCGCACCACGTTCCCCCTGTTCCACAAGGCGACCAAATTTGAGCGGGTCAACACTCACGGCCTGCTCTTCACGTGGGAGGGCACGGATGAATCACTTAAGCCAATG ATCCTGATGGCGCACCAGGACGTCGTGCCCGTCAATGAGGTTACTTGGAAGTTCTGGACTCATCCTCCCTTCGACGCGTATATGGACAACAACGGTTGGGTTTGGGGCCGCGGCACGACGGATATGAAGAGCACTCTGGTTGCGCTCATGTCAAGTGCAGAGAAGCTTATGTCGGAGGGGTTCCAACCTGAGCG AACGATCCTGTATTCGTTCGGTtttgacgaggagatccGGGGTCCACGTGGGGCTGGACACCTGGCTCAGCACCTCTTACAGCGCTATGGGCGCGATGGCGCAGCGTTAGTGTTCGACGAGGGCTTCACTggcgtcgacaaggacTTTGGACAACTGTTTGCGCGGGTCGGCCTGGCTGAGAAGGGGTGCTTTAATGCCCGGCTGACCGTCATGGCGCCAGGAGGACACTCGTCGCGTCCACCCCTGCATACAGGTATTGGTATCATGGGTCAGATCTTTGTCGCCATGGAAGAAACCCGCGGTccgctcaagctcgaggcggatAACACGCTGCTCGGATACCTCGAGTGTGCGGCTGTACATGGgagcgtcgacgacgacctgaAGCAGAAAGTCCGTTGTCCCGAGTGCTGGCCGGCTCTTGCCGACGAACTGGCCAGTGATGGGGCCAAGGAACTGTTCCTGCGCACAACCCAGGCGATCACAATAGTAAACGGGGGAAACAAGTACAACGCGTTACCGGAATACACGACGGCTTTGGCCAACTATCG AACGGGATTCTTCGAGACGTCGCAAGTAGTGATGGACCGCCTCGCGTCGGCTATTGCGCCCATTGCAGCCGCCTCAAACATGACCTTTGACTACCAGGGCTCGCACGCCCACGTCCGTGATAACGTGATCCGCCTCCACACGGACGGGCTCGTGCTTGAGCCAGCCCCACTCACGCCCGATACTGGGGCGGCAtttgacctcgtcggcgggaCGATCAAGCACGTCTTCCCCGGCGCTGTTGTCGTCCCGTCAGCCATGACGGCGTTTACCGATACACAGTTTTACTGGGACCTGTCGAAGAACATCTACCGCTTCGCACCGGCCAGTATGGCACACATGCTCAATTACCATACGGTCGATGAGCGGATCCATATCGACGCGCATCTGAGCATGGTGCGCTTCTTTTACAAGTTGCTGCAGAACAGCCAGGGGTGGCGGG GCCGCCGACATAAACACATGTGCATGATTCCCGTGCGAGGCGAGCCATGT CCATCGGCCTCCGAACCTCACGAGAGCGCCCCCTCGGAACCTCTCCTCAATGACACCGGTCCCCACCTGCACGCCGACAACGCCTTCTCCCCCGCCCATCGCCACCCCGGCGACAGCGTAccgctcgacgacgacgctgccgaggacgaggagacgcaCTTTGTTGGACTCGGCTTCTTCGGCCTTGTTCCGGATACACGCGCCGCACCAACTTTCAGCCGACAGGCAACACTGGCGTTTCGACAAGTCTCATCTGACCCCAACCGCCCCGCGTACTTTATCAAACACCCCTCTCTGCTCTACGGCCGAGGACCGAGTAGCTCCTCAGCCGCCCTGGATGAGGTACGCCGCCTCTGCGCCCCCATCGGGCCTGATATACCAGTGCGCGCACTCCATCA GTTCACCACGCTCACacttccctccctcccgtTTGTACATCCCCAACGCCTCTCGGCCGTATTTGACAGCGGCCGAGCGCCTGCCCTCGCCGCTGGCATCGTCGCGCACTGCACGAGCTACATTCCCGAGATACGGCCACTGCATCGCGCACTATGGCAGCAGGCCCTCCtggccctcgaggacgagtaccGCCAGCCGCGACTGCGTACGCTCCAACTAGCCCTACTTATTCTCAcctcgcggccaagcgAAAATGTTGGCCAACGCGAGATCGGCTTAGCGCGG gcggTCGGGTGCGCACATCTCCTCGGGCTACACATGGACGCAAGCGCGTGGGCGCTCCCAGCATGGGAAGTCTGCGTGCGCACGCGTATCTGGTGGACGCTCTTCATCCATGACAAATGGCCTGCACTGCTGTACGGTCGCCCGTCCAA CCTCTACAGGAGCAACTATAACGTGCCCCTTCCTTcagtcgacgacgatgcgTCGTCTgcctccttcctcgccacgTGCCGCCTGACGCTCATTGTCGA caagctcctcgagcgcttcTTTAGCGTACATGCTATTACCTCACCGCCGGGGGAGCTCACTCGCCTCGCGAGCCTCGAATGCATCCTCGCGGACCTCGAGGCATTCGAGGCTGCTCTCCCCGTGTCCTTACACTCCACAACCCGCGATGCGCCCACCGGCGTCC GTTCGCTCCAGCTGTCACTCTGCGGGCTGTACGTCGTCGTGCACCGTACGATCATCGAAGCCCTTGCACCGACTGGCGTACACGTGTCTCTCGCTCGCGCAAACGCCCTAGCCGCGTGTGGACGTCTCGCGGCCCTCGTCGTGGCCCTCACAGAGTCTGACCGCGCCATGTTCTGGATGCCAT ACTCGTCGCACCACATTTCGAATGCCgtcagcctcctcgtccgccttgCACTCGCCCACACGGATGGCGCGCTAGCGTGCACTGTCGCGCTTGTCGAGAATCTGGGGGCCACCTACGCACAGACGCAGTGGGACATAGCTGAATCTGCGCTTCGTCGAATTGCGGTCGTGCTCGCTATCGGGAGTCGGGATCTGCCCGCGCTGGGCGAGACGTACCGCTCGGTAGCGGACGTGCTGGGTATCAACGTCG GCACCGATGAGGCTGGAACGTTGGCTGACAAGCTCCTTGAATCGTTTGGGGTGTCGGGCAAGGCGGATTGGCTGGATGCTGACCTGTCGTGGCTGGATTCTGCGATGCTGTTGGGTGCGTTGGATAGCACGGATGTTAATGAGCTTCGCTAG
- a CDS encoding uncharacterized protein (AMP-binding enzyme C-terminal domain), with protein MIYTSDYPDVYLPEVGIFEYHFPQNPKFDPDAKAFIDGIDGRSITRREVEHEALCMATGLRKLGLKRRDVACMYGLNSLEWVRAAYGCMAAGLTVSPANYAYSPKELAHQINDSGAQIIFLAPDLVSKFNEARPLLKRAFPDSRVVLLATPENQPVVKRYRIVTDLYGAPGKPERFSGEQVHETTWLCYSSGTTGLPKGVMTTHHNFTSQMQALKVSYQQLTPKDAMLAFVPLSHTYGSTMVLQQPFSMGCPVVLLPKFEEKAALECIEKYKITHGLIVPPIVIVLLHSELVPKYDLRSLKTLMCAAAPLGDDLTKEFESRFPNCVVTQGYGLTETTPIITCLTGDEVEGKSGWVGRLLPTYEARLIDVDGNDVNGIGERGELWVRGPSVMKGYHNNPEATAKTFNDDWFMTGDVLVRSADGWYKVVDRVKELIKYKGFQVPPAELEALLYTHPQIKDAAVVGLYDKSQATELPTAYVIVTDEVDKSDSGRAAFNKDIQMWVAARAARHKRLGGGVYIVDELPKSPSGKLLRRFLRDKGQAERDAGNVQMQAKL; from the coding sequence atGATCTACACCTCCGACTACCCCGATGTCTACCTCCCCGAAGTTGGTATCTTCGAGTACCACTTCCCGCAGAACCCCAAGTTCGACCCCGACGCGAAAGCGTTCATTGACGGCATCGACGGGCGCTCGATCACCCgtcgcgaggtcgagcatgAGGCGCTTTGCATGGCGACTGGTCTGCGCAAGCTTGGCCTCAAGCGCCGCGACGTCGCCTGCATGTACGGCCTCAACTCGCTCGAGTGGGTCCGTGCCGCCTACGGGTGTATGGCTGCAGGACTCACCGTCTCGCCTGCCAACTATGCGTACTCGCCCAAGGAGCTTGCGCACCAGATCAACGACTCGGGTGCCCAGATCATCTTCCTTGCCCCCGACCTCGTGTCCAAGTTCAACGAGGCGCGTCCGCTCCTCAAGCGCGCGTTCCCCGACTCGCGCGTTGTTCTGTTGGCCACCCCGGAGAACCAGCCCGTGGTCAAGCGCTACAGGATCGTCACTGACCTGTACGGCGCACCTGGCAAGCCTGAGCGCTTCTCGGGCGAGCAAGTGCACGAGACGACCTGGCTCTGCTACTCGTCCGGCACGACTGGTCTGCCTAAGGGCGTCATGACCACCCATCACAACTTTACCTCGCAGATGCAGGCTCTCAAGGTCTCGTACCAGCAGCTCACGCCCAAGGACGCCATGCTTGCGTTCGTCCCCCTCTCCCACACCTACGGATCGACCATGGTCCTCCAGCAGCCATTCTCGATGGGCTGCCCGGTCGTGCTTCTCCCCAAGTttgaggagaaggccgcATTGGAGTGCATCGAAAAATACAAGATCACCCACGGCCTCATTGTGCCTCCTATTGTTATCGTCCTTCTCCACTCGGAACTCGTGCCCAAGTATGACCTCCGCTCGCTCAAGACGCTCATGTGCGCTGCTGCGCCTCTCGGTGACGACCTGACCAAGGAGTTTGAGTCTAGATTCCCCAACTGTGTCGTCACCCAGGGCTACGGTCTTACGGAGACCACCCCTATCATCACCTGCTTGaccggcgacgaggtcgagggcaagaGCGGATGGGTTGGCCGCTTGCTACCAACCTACGAGGCGCGTCTGATCGACGTGGACGGCAACGACGTGAATGGCATCGGGGAGCGTGGCGAGCTCTGGGTGCGCGGCCCAAGTGTCATGAAGGGCTACCACAACAACCCGGAAGCGACGGCCAAGACGTTCAACGACGACTGGTTCATGACTGGCGACGTTCTCGTTCGCTCCGCAGACGGGTGGTACAAGGTCGTGGACcgcgtcaaggagctcatcAAGTACAAGGGCTTCCAGGTTCCTCctgccgagcttgaggcgTTGCTCTACACCCACCCACAGATCAAGGATGCGGCGGTTGTTGGCCTCTACGACAAGAGCCAGGCGACCGAGCTGCCGACGGCGTACGTCATTGTCACTGATGAGGTCGACAAGAGCGACAgcggccgcgccgcgtTCAACAAGGATATCCAGATGTGGGTGGCGGCACGCGCGGCTCGCCACAAGCgcttgggcggcggtgtgtacatcgtcgacgagctcccCAAGTCGCCTTCAGGGAAACTCCTCCGCCGCTTCCTCCGCGACAAGGGacaggccgagcgcgacgccggcaACGTCCAGATGCAGGCCAAGCTCTAA
- the UTP6 gene encoding uncharacterized protein (U3 small nucleolar RNA-associated protein 6), with amino-acid sequence MEKVQFQLEATLPELKDLYDKGLFSKHEIDQITKRRTAFETSLIRLKTRKDDFFKYAEYEINLERLRKVRWKKCGYHVNPPAPSASTYSLPRRTLYILKRATTKFPGDLAVWLAYVEYAAHQGMTKIVAKGLTLALQHHPLSPTLYLLLAHHHLHPGDPLPRAAIPSSSANPLDLPQRREGTSTFSLEGTGPARTTLLLGLRVLSKSHTLWQEYAKLELGWVEGLRRRWRVLGLTENKESVDFDGDVDALVGGDGAFGPEGEDARRAILSGQLVVHALESALNKVQPGDEGRDAGADPTVAADGMAFREGLLEMLRSYPSPLRKSALRTVYADLERITAKGGRDGARARLALVTRPLYDRAYEAGQEEKRGIVLEGVELVDALGVIGKEMRSVAKKAGSEWTDIAGAWLAERIAEAGDNADLQRYLLSTLKALTKPSLAAPPSLLLRHLDLVKTLDPESYLATARSHAAQHPEDADLALARVRAEVEDEEDQDEVLRVCAETAKTITRSGLSDEAQDAVASVWLEWAEFEDEHTTDPAASWKKILAASLRAPLPSLHPAMLAAYFAAELARGADPSATLDKLVRGYHPTPAFFAPAFEALIDAGAHLTPSGGEDAAAHLYRAWRGSCRADGDRVYAALSYVEHLLTIGRGRDAHVVVETARREVADATVLEEGWMRLVDAAERQMSEDESEDEDEEMDQDEESGSESEGSEGSEESGDLEMTF; translated from the exons ATGGAAAAGGTTCAGttccagctcgaggccacGCTCCCagagctcaaggacctgTACGACAAGGGTCTCTTCTCCAAACATGAGATTGACCAGATCACCAAGCGCCGTACCGCGTTCGAGACATCGCTCATCCGCCTCAAGACACGCAAGGATGACTTCTTCAAGTATGCCGAGTACGAGATCAACCTCGAACGCCTGCGCAAGGTGCGCTGGAAGAAGTGCGGTTACCATGTGAACCCGCctgcgccgagcgcgtcgacatACTCTCTCCCAAGGCGGACGCTGTACATCCTCAAGCGCGCGACGACAAAGTTCCCTGGAGACCTTGCTGTCTGGCTGGCATATGTCGAGTATGCCGCTCACCAGGGCATGACTAAGATTGTTGCCAAGGGCCTCACTTTGGCGCTTCAACACCACCCCCTTTCCCCAACGCTCtaccttctcctcgcccaccaccacctgcATCCAGGAGACCCCTTGCCGCGTGCAGCCATccccagctcgagcgccaaCCCCCTCGACCTTccccagcgccgcgagggcACCTCAACCTTCTCCCTCGAGGGTACCGGACCCGCACGTACCacgcttctccttggcctccgCGTGCTGTCCAAGAGCCACACCCTGTGGCAAGAgtacgccaagctcgagcttggtTGGGTCGAaggcctgcgccgccgctggcgcgtcctcggtctcACTGAGAATAAGGAAAGTGTCGATTTTGACGGTGACGTTGATGCGCtcgttggcggcgacggagcCTTTGGGCccgagggtgaggatgcgcgccgcgctATCCTCTCCGGCCAGCTGGTCGTGCACGCACTCGAGAGCGCTCTGAACAAGGTCCAGCCAGGCGATGAGGGGCGTGACGCAGGCGCAGACCCAACCGTTGCGGCTGACGGGATGGCGTTCCGCGAAGGCTTGCTGGAGATGCTCCGCTCGTACCCTAGTCCGCTGCGCAAGTCGGCGTTGAGGACAGTGTATGCCGATCTCGAGCGTATCACGGCCAAGGGAGGACGGGACGGGGCACGTGCGCGTCTCGCACTCGTCACGCGTCCGTTGTACGACCGAGCATACGAGGCCGGCCAGGAGGAAAAGAGAGGTAtcgtgctcgagggcgtcgagcttgtcgatgcgctcggcgtGATCGGGAAGGAGATGCGCAGCGTtgcgaagaaggcgggATCCGAATGGACCGACATCGCTGGTGCTTGGCTCGCCGAGAGGATAGCGGAGGCAGGAGATAACGCCGACTTG caacgTTACCTCCTCTCGACGCTAAAGGCGCTCACGAAGCCGTCGCTCGCTGCTCCCCCATCTCTCCTGTTGCGGCACCTGGATCTTGTCAAGACCCTCGACCCCGAGTCGTACCTCGCCACTGCCCGCTCGCACGCTGCCCAGCACCCCGAagacgccgacctcgcgctcgcacGTGTCCGCGCCGaagtcgaggacgaggaggaccaggacgaggtgctccGCGTCTGTGCAGAGACTGCGAAGACTATCACTCGCTCCGGCCTCTCGGACGAGGCACAGGATGCAGTCGCCTCAGTATGGCTCGAGTGGGCAGAGTTCGAGGACGAACACACGACAGACCCCGCTGCATCGTGGAAGAAGATCCTTGCAGCGTCGCTCCGGGCTCCCCTGCCATCCCTCCATCCCGCAATGTTGGCGGCATACTTCGCGGCGGAGCTGGCGCGCGGTGCGGATCCTTCTGCGACATTGGACAAGCTTGTGCGCGGCTACCACCCAACGCCGGCATTCTTCGCCCCGGCCTTCGAAGCCCTCATTGACGCCGGCGCACACCTCACCCCAAGCGGCGGAGAGGACGCCGCAGCGCACCTCTACCGCGCTTGGCGTGGGTCATGCCGCGCCGACGGGGATCGCGTCTATGCTGCCCTGAGCTACGTTGAGCATCTCCTGACTATCGGGCGCGGACGGGATGcgcacgtcgtcgttgagACTGCTCGCCGGGAGGTCGCGGACGCGAcagtgctcgaggagggctgGATGCGGCTTGTTGACGCTGCTGAACGACAAATgagcgaggatgagagcgaggacgaggatgaggagatggaccaggatgaggagagtggTTCGGAGAGTGAAGGCAGTGaggggagcgaggagagcggcgacctcgagatGACCTTCTAG